Proteins found in one Mycobacteriales bacterium genomic segment:
- the gndA gene encoding NADP-dependent phosphogluconate dehydrogenase — MSDSAQIGVTGLAVMGSNLARNFARHGHTVALHNRTDAKTRNLMDEFGQEGNFVPSYSAEDFVASLEKPRRVVIMVKAGGPTDAVIDQLAALLEPGDILVDGGNAHFADTRRRETALKEKGIHFVGTGISGGEEGALNGPSIMPGGTAEAYESLGPLLESISAHVDGTPCCTHVGADGAGHFVKMVHNGIEYADMQLIAEAYDLLRRGLGMTPAEIADVFTEWNSGDLESFLIEITAQVLSHIDAATGKPFVDVVLDQAEQKGTGRWTVQIALDLGVPVSGIAEAVFARSLSGHADQRAAARDLPGPTADGSGPAAGGSVDKAGFVDDVRKALYASKVVAYAQGFDEITAGAAEYGWDIDRGAMATIWRGGCIIRARFLNRIKEAYDRDPQLPSLLVDDYFKAAVADGQESWRRVVATAAQAGIPTPGFASALAYYDGLRAERLPAALIQGLRDLFGAHTYRRTDKDGVFHTQWSSDRSEVSGD; from the coding sequence ATGAGTGACAGCGCGCAGATCGGCGTCACCGGGCTCGCGGTGATGGGCAGCAACCTGGCCCGCAACTTCGCCCGGCACGGCCACACCGTGGCCCTCCACAACCGTACGGATGCCAAGACCCGGAACCTGATGGACGAGTTCGGGCAGGAGGGCAACTTCGTCCCGTCGTACTCGGCCGAGGACTTCGTGGCCTCGCTGGAGAAGCCGCGCCGGGTGGTGATCATGGTGAAGGCGGGCGGGCCCACCGACGCGGTGATCGACCAGCTCGCGGCGCTGCTGGAGCCGGGCGACATCCTCGTCGACGGCGGCAACGCGCACTTCGCCGACACCCGGCGGCGCGAGACGGCGCTGAAGGAGAAGGGCATCCACTTCGTCGGCACCGGCATCTCCGGCGGCGAGGAGGGCGCGCTGAACGGGCCGAGCATCATGCCCGGCGGCACCGCCGAGGCGTACGAGTCGCTGGGGCCGCTGCTGGAGTCGATCTCGGCCCACGTGGACGGCACCCCCTGCTGCACCCACGTCGGCGCGGACGGCGCCGGGCACTTCGTGAAGATGGTCCACAACGGCATCGAGTACGCGGACATGCAGCTCATCGCCGAGGCGTACGACCTGCTCCGCCGCGGCCTGGGGATGACCCCGGCCGAGATCGCGGACGTCTTCACCGAGTGGAACTCCGGCGACCTGGAGTCGTTCCTCATCGAGATCACCGCGCAGGTGCTCTCGCACATCGACGCCGCGACCGGCAAGCCGTTCGTGGACGTGGTGCTGGACCAGGCCGAGCAGAAGGGCACCGGCCGCTGGACCGTGCAGATCGCGCTCGACCTCGGCGTCCCGGTCAGCGGCATCGCCGAGGCGGTCTTCGCCCGCTCGCTGTCGGGGCACGCGGACCAGCGCGCCGCTGCCCGGGACCTGCCGGGCCCGACCGCCGACGGCAGCGGCCCGGCCGCGGGCGGCAGCGTCGACAAGGCCGGCTTCGTCGACGACGTCCGCAAGGCGCTGTACGCGTCCAAGGTCGTCGCGTACGCGCAGGGCTTCGACGAGATCACCGCGGGCGCGGCCGAGTACGGCTGGGACATCGACCGCGGCGCGATGGCCACGATCTGGCGCGGCGGCTGCATCATCCGGGCCCGCTTCCTGAACCGGATCAAGGAGGCGTACGACCGGGACCCGCAGCTGCCGTCGCTGCTGGTCGACGACTACTTCAAGGCGGCCGTGGCCGACGGGCAGGAGTCCTGGCGGCGGGTCGTCGCGACCGCGGCCCAGGCCGGCATCCCGACGCCGGGCTTCGCCTCCGCGCTGGCGTACTACGACGGGCTGCGGGCGGAGCGGCTGCCGGCCGCGCTGATCCAGGGCCTGCGTGACCTGTTCGGCGCGCACACGTACCGGCGGACCGACAAGGACGGTGTCTTCCACACCCAGTGGAGCAGCGACCGGTCCGAAGTCTCCGGGGACTGA
- a CDS encoding sigma-70 family RNA polymerase sigma factor: MDDRSLVTALRSGDVRGLAGVYDAYADRLLSYAVTLLGDRDAAADAVHDALLVARERIGQLREPDKLRPWLYAIVRNECLRQLRDRRRAAPLDAAGDVIDPDAPEPDRDLRAEELRELVWSAAAALNEGEREVLELSVRHGLSGTELADALGVSLNTAHALTSRSRAQLERSLGALLVARTGRSACPELADLLTGWDGTLTPLLRKRLARHVDRCEICGETRKRRLSPAALLAGMPFVLAAPGLRAQMLRDVSFQQGLAERAGPWQDDGFPVPLDRRGRRTPWRWSAAAVVLLALLLGAGLLLRPDAGADRLAGAIGTPLPAVVESGPVPPTGSVAAATTPPTATAGTPLPTTAPTTAATTTPAGVPTPTRTTPRPTPTPTTPSPSPTQTQTPVGRVTPDWTLLTPACPTTWRARLTAVVTNATATAVQANVGPGGQPMTDQGRGVWTALVSLPPDTALTWTATASTAQGTIVSAPQSLRYDCPPVP, from the coding sequence GTGGACGACCGGTCGCTGGTCACCGCGCTCCGCTCCGGCGACGTGCGGGGGCTGGCCGGCGTCTACGACGCGTACGCCGACCGTCTGCTCAGCTACGCGGTCACCCTCCTCGGCGACCGGGACGCGGCTGCCGACGCGGTGCACGACGCGCTGCTGGTCGCCCGGGAGCGGATCGGCCAGTTGCGCGAGCCGGACAAGCTGCGGCCCTGGCTCTACGCGATCGTCCGCAACGAGTGCCTGCGCCAGCTGCGGGACCGCCGCCGGGCCGCGCCGCTGGACGCGGCCGGCGACGTGATCGACCCGGACGCCCCCGAGCCGGACCGCGACCTGCGGGCGGAGGAGCTGCGGGAGCTGGTCTGGTCGGCCGCCGCCGCGCTGAACGAGGGCGAGCGCGAGGTGCTCGAGCTGTCCGTACGGCACGGGCTCAGCGGGACCGAGCTGGCCGACGCCCTCGGCGTCAGCCTGAACACCGCGCACGCGCTGACCTCCCGGTCCCGGGCCCAGCTGGAGCGGTCGCTGGGCGCGCTCCTGGTGGCCCGGACCGGCCGGTCCGCCTGCCCGGAGCTGGCCGACCTGCTGACCGGCTGGGACGGCACGCTCACCCCGTTGCTGCGCAAGCGGCTGGCCCGGCACGTGGACAGGTGCGAGATCTGCGGGGAGACCCGCAAGCGCCGGCTCAGCCCGGCGGCGCTGCTGGCCGGAATGCCGTTCGTGCTGGCGGCGCCGGGGCTGCGGGCCCAGATGCTGCGGGATGTGTCGTTCCAGCAGGGGCTGGCCGAGCGGGCCGGCCCGTGGCAGGACGACGGCTTCCCGGTGCCGCTGGACCGGCGCGGCAGGCGCACCCCGTGGCGCTGGTCGGCGGCCGCGGTGGTGCTGCTGGCCCTGCTTCTCGGGGCCGGCCTGCTGCTGCGCCCGGACGCCGGCGCCGACCGGCTGGCCGGGGCGATCGGGACACCGCTGCCGGCGGTCGTCGAGTCCGGGCCCGTGCCGCCGACCGGGTCGGTCGCCGCGGCGACCACCCCGCCCACCGCCACGGCCGGGACGCCGCTGCCCACGACCGCCCCGACCACGGCCGCCACCACCACTCCGGCCGGCGTCCCGACGCCGACCCGGACCACCCCGCGCCCCACGCCCACCCCGACCACGCCGTCGCCGAGCCCGACCCAGACCCAGACCCCGGTCGGGCGGGTGACACCGGACTGGACGCTGCTCACCCCCGCCTGCCCGACCACCTGGCGGGCCCGGCTCACCGCGGTGGTCACCAACGCCACCGCGACCGCGGTCCAGGCGAACGTGGGTCCGGGCGGACAGCCGATGACCGACCAGGGCCGGGGGGTCTGGACCGCGCTGGTCAGCCTGCCCCCCGACACCGCCCTCACCTGGACCGCCACCGCCTCCACCGCCCAGGGAACGATCGTCAGCGCCCCTCAGTCCCTCCGCTACGACTGCCCCCCGGTCCCCTGA
- a CDS encoding GNAT family N-acetyltransferase yields the protein MPYLIEPAVNPTRLNGSQPDIVAGELTLRRWVPEDAEQLMSAYDDPEIRRWNLRRLDSRREAETLIATWKQGWRRQTAVSWAVVRTSNPDKILGQVGCRSLFLVDGVAEISYWIMPGQRGRGIATRATKVLSQWALETVGLHRLELVHSVFNTGSCQVAIKAGFEIEGVKRELQRHADGSWHDMCLHSRIRPPYSPPSARPRPPRRQLVTRLRQSVRPRALAAGRSLGEQGRATKAARG from the coding sequence ATGCCCTACTTGATTGAGCCCGCGGTGAACCCCACCCGCCTCAACGGTTCACAGCCCGACATCGTCGCTGGAGAGCTGACGCTGCGCCGGTGGGTGCCGGAGGACGCCGAGCAGCTGATGTCCGCCTACGACGACCCCGAGATCCGGCGATGGAACCTCCGGCGGCTCGACTCGCGGCGCGAGGCCGAGACGCTGATCGCCACCTGGAAGCAGGGCTGGCGGCGGCAGACGGCGGTCAGCTGGGCGGTGGTGCGCACGTCCAACCCCGACAAGATCCTGGGACAGGTCGGGTGCCGGTCCCTGTTCCTGGTCGACGGCGTGGCTGAGATCTCGTACTGGATCATGCCCGGACAGCGCGGCCGGGGGATCGCGACGAGGGCGACGAAGGTCCTGTCGCAGTGGGCGTTGGAGACAGTCGGCCTGCACCGGCTGGAGCTGGTGCACTCGGTCTTCAACACCGGCTCCTGCCAGGTGGCGATCAAGGCCGGCTTCGAGATCGAGGGCGTGAAACGTGAGCTGCAGCGGCACGCGGACGGCAGCTGGCACGACATGTGCCTGCACTCCCGCATCCGCCCGCCGTACTCGCCGCCGTCCGCCCGGCCTCGGCCGCCTCGGCGGCAGTTGGTGACCAGGCTCCGGCAGTCGGTGCGCCCGCGCGCCCTCGCGGCCGGCCGGTCGCTCGGCGAACAGGGCCGCGCGACCAAGGCCGCCCGCGGGTGA